A part of Tistrella mobilis genomic DNA contains:
- a CDS encoding helix-turn-helix domain-containing protein → MHSQDGDRPPILEHVAGNLRRLRQEAGLSQEALAVRAGVSRRMLVNIERGDANVSLATLDRLAAALAVLFVDLVRSPDPAADRGRIAALAWAGAAPESRGTLLTGVAAAQAAELWLWSLGPGDRYASGPDPTGWQDMVYVLEGRLTVEVDGTTRLVEAGDFHAFPTDRPFAYVNQGPDLLRFLRNVVY, encoded by the coding sequence ATGCACAGTCAAGACGGGGACCGTCCGCCGATCCTGGAACATGTCGCGGGCAATCTGCGCCGGCTGCGCCAGGAGGCGGGGTTGAGCCAGGAAGCGCTGGCCGTGCGCGCCGGGGTCAGCCGGCGGATGCTGGTGAACATCGAACGCGGCGACGCGAATGTCAGCCTCGCCACCCTCGACCGGCTGGCGGCGGCGCTGGCCGTGCTGTTCGTCGACCTGGTCCGCAGCCCCGACCCGGCGGCGGATCGCGGCCGCATCGCCGCCCTCGCCTGGGCCGGTGCAGCACCCGAAAGCCGCGGCACGCTGCTGACCGGCGTGGCGGCAGCCCAGGCGGCCGAACTCTGGCTCTGGTCGCTCGGCCCCGGCGACCGCTATGCCTCGGGCCCCGACCCCACCGGCTGGCAGGATATGGTCTATGTGCTGGAAGGCCGCCTGACCGTGGAGGTCGACGGCACCACCCGCCTCGTCGAGGCCGGCGATTTCCACGCCTTCCCCACCGACCGCCCCTTCGCCTATGTCAACCAGGGCCCGGACCTGCTGCGCTTTCTGCGCAACGTCGTCTATTGA
- a CDS encoding Fic family protein, producing the protein MVVDPRRLGERVPIVVMNERVSAFIPPALPPVPAVDPVPFMALLGRADRALGRLDGIVSMLPRRELFLYLYVRKEALLSSQIEGTQSTLTDLLRFEAAAEAGMPIDDVREVSNYVDALIYGVERLRDLPLSLRLVRELHARLLRSGRGEAAAPGEFRRTQNQIGGLRPSDAMFVPPPVDRMHACLDALERFIHADDNLPPLIRAAMLHVQFETIHPFLDGNGRVGRLLVILYLLQAEVLAQPLLYLSLYLKTHRRAYYDHLQAVREAGDWEGWIAFFLEGVAQTAEQAYGAAQRILDLHRNDRDRVMSGLSNPNSALRVLEVLRQTPFVTAAGLAATTGLSAPTVNAALGQLETLGIVREVTGRKRGRVFAYDALMTILSEGTEPLPR; encoded by the coding sequence ATGGTGGTCGATCCGAGGCGCCTGGGAGAGCGGGTTCCGATCGTCGTGATGAACGAGCGGGTGTCGGCGTTTATCCCGCCGGCCCTGCCGCCGGTTCCAGCCGTCGATCCGGTTCCCTTCATGGCCCTGCTCGGCCGGGCGGATCGGGCGCTTGGGCGCCTGGACGGCATCGTGTCGATGCTGCCCCGGCGGGAACTCTTTCTCTACCTCTATGTCCGCAAGGAAGCGCTGCTGTCTTCGCAGATCGAGGGCACCCAATCCACGCTGACCGACCTGCTCCGCTTTGAAGCCGCAGCAGAAGCGGGCATGCCGATCGATGACGTGCGAGAGGTTTCCAACTACGTCGACGCGCTCATCTATGGCGTGGAGCGCCTGCGGGATCTGCCGCTCTCGCTCAGGCTGGTGCGCGAACTGCATGCCCGCCTGCTCAGAAGCGGCCGGGGCGAGGCTGCGGCGCCCGGTGAATTCCGGCGGACGCAGAACCAGATCGGCGGACTGCGACCGTCGGATGCCATGTTCGTGCCGCCGCCCGTCGACAGGATGCATGCCTGTCTGGATGCGCTGGAGCGCTTCATTCACGCCGACGACAACCTGCCGCCGCTCATCCGCGCCGCCATGCTTCATGTGCAGTTCGAGACGATCCATCCCTTCCTGGACGGCAATGGCCGCGTCGGGCGTCTGCTGGTCATCCTGTATCTGCTGCAGGCCGAAGTCCTTGCCCAGCCGCTGCTCTATCTGAGCCTGTATCTCAAGACCCATCGACGGGCCTATTACGACCATCTCCAGGCTGTGCGGGAAGCCGGCGACTGGGAAGGCTGGATCGCCTTCTTTCTCGAAGGCGTCGCGCAGACCGCAGAACAGGCCTATGGCGCTGCCCAGCGGATTCTCGACCTGCACCGGAACGATCGCGATCGGGTGATGTCCGGGCTGTCGAACCCGAATTCGGCGCTGAGGGTTCTGGAGGTTCTGCGACAGACGCCGTTCGTGACGGCAGCCGGCCTGGCGGCGACGACGGGGCTGTCCGCTCCCACCGTAAACGCGGCTCTTGGCCAGCTCGAGACACTTGGAATCGTGCGCGAAGTGACCGGGCGCAAGCGTGGGCGGGTGTTCGCCTATGATGCCCTCATGACGATCCTGTCTGAAGGCACCGAACCTCTGCCCCGATGA
- a CDS encoding group III truncated hemoglobin: MTAHPEGGPARREALTREVMAATGLDDTMIGLVVDRFYDRVRADPVLAPLFAARLSDADWGPHLAKMKRFWASLALMTGDYHGRPMQAHLPLPVSGADFDRWLNLFRETATELCTPAGAALLIDKAERVAASLELGIAAGRGRMLRRGERLPAITGSR, encoded by the coding sequence ATGACCGCACATCCCGAAGGCGGGCCCGCCCGCCGCGAGGCGCTGACCCGCGAGGTGATGGCGGCAACCGGTCTTGACGACACGATGATCGGTCTGGTGGTCGACCGCTTCTACGACCGGGTGCGGGCCGATCCGGTGCTGGCGCCGCTCTTCGCCGCCCGGCTGTCGGATGCGGATTGGGGGCCGCATCTGGCGAAGATGAAGCGCTTCTGGGCGTCCCTCGCCCTGATGACCGGCGATTATCACGGCCGGCCGATGCAGGCCCATCTGCCGCTGCCGGTCTCGGGCGCCGATTTCGACCGCTGGCTCAACCTCTTCCGCGAGACCGCCACCGAACTCTGCACCCCCGCGGGTGCCGCCCTGCTGATCGACAAGGCCGAACGGGTCGCCGCCAGCCTGGAACTCGGCATCGCCGCCGGCCGCGGCCGCATGCTCCGCCGGGGCGAGCGGCTGCCGGCGATAACCGGCAGCCGCTGA